The following coding sequences lie in one Phalacrocorax carbo chromosome 3, bPhaCar2.1, whole genome shotgun sequence genomic window:
- the LOC135312909 gene encoding cygnin produces the protein MRFLYLVFAVFLLVSLAVPGYGQIRKHCPKVGYCSSKCTKADVWSFSADCKYYCCIPPGWKGK, from the exons ATGAGGTTCCTCTACCTTGTCTTCGCTGTCTTCCTGCTGGTCTCCTTGGCTGTCCCAG GCTACGGGCAGATAAGGAAGCACTGCCCCAAGGTGGGCTACTGCTCCAGCAAGTGCACCAAGGCGGACGTGTGGTCCTTCTCTGCCGACTGCAAGTACTACTGCTGCATCCCGCCCGGCTGGAAGGGGAAATAG